The Oncorhynchus tshawytscha isolate Ot180627B linkage group LG02, Otsh_v2.0, whole genome shotgun sequence genome contains the following window.
tcagtgcattaaaatagcactcccctgaactctctgcttcctgcgcctgactcctcacccactacactcagaccgttacagaaAGAGACTAAATGATttccctgcagagagagagagaggctacaaaGCACAATTAACACATGTATCTACATGGTGGAAAACACTTTCCATTTCTACTCGGATACAGATAGTGCATCACTACAGTGGGTATGGACGATAGGCTGTCGCTGCTTCACTGGtgtttagatatatatataagcaTTCTTGACAGGGAAAGTGGCTGGAGCCAATGACACGCAATCCAATAAACTGATGGCCGGTGGCGGTGGCTTTACTGACACCCCCCTCCAACCACGCTCAAGCCCCCAGCCTGTGCGCTCATATTTGGGAGTAATGCATGACATAACCTGTCCCCTGTGGGGTGTCTTAACAGTCTGATGTTAGGATTTATGCCAAGCGATCAAACATGCCTTATTAGCCTAGCGTAGCCTAGCGCTGGGACTAACTCTCCCCCACACTGGCTCAAAGACCTAGTGTGGTGCtagcactccctctctccttccccatttATGACTACATGCTTAATTAGTCTAGCGAAGCGCTGGGGCTAGGCAGCTAGCTCCTTCACCCACTGCTAGCCCTCCCTCTTGCCCATTTATTATTACATGCTTAATTATCCTAGCAAAGCACTGGAGCTAGGCAGCTAGCACCTTCACACACTGCTAGCCCTCCCTCATGCCCATTTATTATTTACGCTTGATGATCCCCCTGTTAATTCTGGAAAAGAGGAGTCTTTCATCAATTATGAAATAGCCTGTCTGTCCAAAAGGAGAGATTGTGATGTTGAGGTTCAGGTAAAGGCTTGTAATGAGTCGGCATGAATTATCAGCCATAGAAATAGGATTGCTGGAACAGGCATCCTCAATTAAGTAAATGGTCATGTTAATGTTCCATGATTCTATTTCTAAGTTATTGATGACTCTATTTCTATGCTCCCCCATCGCTATTGTTATAAATTATAATGTATAATTGCACCCACATTTTGTAGGGATGGTGGTATATTAAGTGCTCTGAGTATCTCGTCTCTCACCACTGTGATTCAGTGTTCCCTTAAAGAAATCAGTGCAAAGGTTCTGAAAGAGCAGCCAAGGCTTAGCCTTCCCCTTCGCctctcacacacatacgcatgcacacacacacacacacacacacacacacacacacacacacacacacacacacacacacacacacacacacacacacacacacacacacagggagccgCTGGGGACGTGTGGATCACTCATTACACTggcgtgtgtgtgggggtgtgtgttacTCGTCTCAGTGGAGTGTGTATGTGATTTGTATGTCATTGAATCCCCCCCTCGAGCGTCTTTGCCCTCCCCTGATAAAAGGAGTATCTCAACATCTGAGGGGTTGGGTGGACTTCACAGCAGGGATCAGTCACTCTGAAGAAGAGGGACGGAGGGATTTAAAGAGCATGGGCCAGGAGTGGAAAAGAAGGGATGAAAAAAGAGAAGAGAACTTGATGGCAGGAGGTAGCTCACACATGACCATCACCATCGCTCCCTTACATccttgtctctccttccctcgcgctctctctcctcctgcagctgtGGCTTTCTGAGCATGCCTCTTCGACATCCAACGGCTGAGCACACACGAGTGGGGGAAGGAAGAGAAGCAAGAGAGGGACGAAAAGAGATTCCAGCAGACCTAGTTTGGGAAGGCACAGACAAACAGCACCTCAAGTAGGAGCAAGGAGGGCAAATATTTAGAGATTTTCACATTAAAGGACATTTGAAACTGGGAGAGTTGACAATGCTGTGACAATGTGATGGCCAGTCGCAAGTCCTTTTCGGAGGGGGAAAGAAGATGAGAAAGGAGTGAAAAGGGCTTTTCGTTGATGGCTGTGTGTCTCAATGGGCAGTGGGGCACCTTCCGGCATTCGATGGTTGACCACACTCTGGTGGAAATTCTAGGACACTCACCTAGAACCGATCGTCGATCAAAGGGACACATTATTTTTATTGCTCCACCTGAATCTCCGCATTAGGAGCTTTCGGTCGTCAAGGGGAGAGCATCTTTGAAGTGAGAGCACTTGTTATTGAAAAGGACAAGAGGCTTCTTGTTTTTCAGGGATACAACTTCAAAGATAAACTTTTCTAGGTCCTTTCTTTTTTAGGTTGCACACACAGGTCCCTGTTCCCTTCTATGACTCAAAAGGGGTGTACGGGGATGATTTTGTGGGTCAACAGAAAGAGAACGTTCGAATTGCAGTTGTTCGTTTCCTTTTGTCAACACAATATATTGGGAATATCACAGTGTTGGGAACGTGTGAGGATTACAATGGAGACGAAACCTATAATTTGTTGCAGTGGATATCCAATACTCACATAATGAACCCTATCCATCATGTTTTTTCACTCCATGCCACGGTATGGAATTAGTGCTGGGGTTGGCAATTCCACATTGGCATCAAACCGGAAATGTAATGCTGCGAATCATTATGATTGATTATGACTGGAGACGTAAGTGTAAGTGCATTGCTGAATCCATTGCGCTTTTTGTTACTGCTCGGAAGAGCTCCGGGAAAAAAATGTATGCGGCAACTTATCTACAATGTCCAACATCTAAAATGATATCAACCACTGACAGAATTACAAGAACATTAAAGTAATAAAAGAGACATTCCCAGTTACTGCAGACACTAAAGGACGACAAATCGATGATGTGGAGGCATTGTGTTTAGAGTGTAGAGTTATACAGTTAGGGCTAAAAAATATTATATTTcgatttttattaggatccctggGCAGCAATGCAGTTTCAAATGAACTCTGCTTGACTGTTTCCCTGCTTGCTGAGTATTGAATAGAGGTTGAAGGATAACTATTCATATTTATGAGGGTATTTTGGGGGAACTGATGGCAGGTCATGCAAGTGGACCTGACTTTGTACAAACAGTCATCTGATGATATACCACCAAATGGTGGTATATACCTGATTCAACCAACAGGACTAAAATGAGCTGATGAACAGAGACAGTTACCACAAATGTATTATAATACCTAACCTTCTTTGAATCCAGGTTTTTGAATCCAGGTTTTTGATTTGACCCACAACTTTCATTTAActttcatattttttttcttgGACCTATATCTTTTTCTTGGAACTTCATTTTTGTTtgacctttgttttgtcttttgtcttgGATCTTGGTTTCCCTTTTTTCCTGGACGTTCACCACCTGGTCAGTATGGTGCCGCCACCACCCGCCAACAAGCTTCATGTGTGCTTGTCGGCCGTCTTGATCATGGGCAGCATGGCACTGATGGACGCCTACTTGGTGGAGCAGAACCAGGGGCCCAGGAAGATTGGTGTGTGCATCATGGTCCTCGTGGGGGACATCTGCTTCCTCATCGTCCTACGTTACGTGGCTGTGTGGGTGGGTTCTGAGGTGCGGACCTCCAAGCGTGGCTACGCCATGATCCTATGGTTCTTTTATGTCTTTGTCCTGGAGATCAAGGTCTACTTCGTCTACCAGAACTACAAGGCCGAGGACGGAAAGGGGAGAAGTTTGGACGGTTGGACTGGCGGCGGCGGCATAGACGGGGTGGCACGGAAAGCGTTGACATTGCTTCTGTCCATTTGCGTGCCCGTGGTCTACATCACGTTGGTGGCCATCGACCACATGGAGTACGTGCGGCCGCAGAAAAAGAAGGAGGAGATCCGGTGTCGACTCTTCTGGGTGGTGGTGGACTTGCTCGATGTCCTGGACGTGCAGGCCAACCTATGGGAGCCTCAGAGGAGAGGCCTCCCCCTATGGGTGGAGGGACTCATGTTCTTCTACTGCTACATCCTGCTGCTGGTGCTCCCGTGCGTGTCGCTGAGCGAGATCAGCATGCAAGGGGTGAACATCGTGCCCCATAAGATGATGCTCTATCCGATTCTCAGCCTGGTGACTATTAACATTATCACTCTCTTCATTCGAGGTGGGAACATGATCTTCTATAGGGactccagggtgtctgggatactGATGGGTAAAAATGTGATCGCCATTGTTCTCAAGACATGCAGTTTCGTCCAGTATCGGAGGCATCTCGGCGAGGTCCCGTCGCCCGCCCTTGGGGTAGAGATGCAGAAGAATTGCATTGTCCACGGCCCAAAAGTGACTATGCCTGTGCCCATGCCCATGCCACCCCAAGTAGTGATTCAAGACTTCACAACGTTTCCcgaagagatggtgtgtgtgagtgacacaGAGGTTGAGCAAACGTGACACAGGTCTGGGTGAGAAAATAATAAAGATACCTAACACATAACACGCTTTATTATAGGACATTATAAAATACACATTCATGCGTATAACAAGTTATTAAGCATGATGCCTGCAGGGTTTTAGTAAAGTGTCACCAGAACAGTTGACACAAGGAAGCAGTGTAGGGTCACGACAAGTAGGGTCACAACCATTTCCTTGGACCAGGGAGGAAATTACTGTAGGAAGAAGTGAATGTGCCCCTCCCAATAAGGATGATCTaatgaagaacaaaaaacaaaaatgaaagaTTAAAGGGATACTTATACTTGTATAAGATATTGTGCAGAACAAAGTATGATGTACCTTTTCATTTGGGGATTATTTTTTGTCTCTTTGTGCACCTGTGAAACGACCTACAAATATTAATGTGAGGTGCTGGATACAGTAAATGAAAGATATTCCGCACACTTTACTGATCATTGCTGTgcttattatttattttagtatTGTGAAGAGGCCGTTCAATGAACAGTAGAGTACCTTCACTCTGACCGGTCCTCCTTTCCAAACTGTTTTCGTTCTAATGCTGTTTGAGCGTCAATGTCAACCATTTGTATTGAATGACTTGTCTTTGATAAATGAGCCCTGTATTGAAAGAGTTCAGGTTGTGGTTGTTATGTATTTTGCATTCGATTAAGTGATATGCGTGACACTGAAGAGCTTTAAAAGAAAAAAGAGCAATTTAAAGCATTTATTTTCCAATAATTTTGCGAAGAAAAGTTGGCATTTTTCTTAGACAATTTCTTACTGTTCACTGTGGTCAACAAAATAAGATTGAAGAAAATACTTTAATGCGACTGGAATATGTGTGCTCAAAAATAGGCCTTTATCAAATATGTACTGAATATGAAAATGAGAGACGTCTGCTAACTTGTTCTGACATGCGCTTATGAAGCTGTACGTGTATTATTGCAAAGACAGgtatttgtttttgaaagaagacGTTTGATCAAAGAGAGATATTCTACACACATTCGTGTTCAGACAGAGAAATCACAAGACAACTTCTGTCCTGTGAAaactacatattttttttaaataattgaggCAATGGCTGTTCTCTTCACTTCCTCCATTCACCCTCGGAAGATGCGCTGACCTTTTTCAAAAGTACAATTTCAGTATACATATGGAAAACTATATCAAGTGCATAATTAACCCAAAGACATTGAATTTGGCAATCAGTGCTCCCTCAGAAAATAAGGGCATGACGCCTCTGCATTCAGTGTTGGTAGAGAATATATTCCGACTCACAGTATGAACTCTATGTTTGAGAAATGCAACTAATACACAATATCACAATTCTGTTGACAGTTTTCTCAGAAACACCATGCTGCATAATTGGTGTGGTATCCATGGCTACCAAATATCTTATGATGACTGTGATATCTGCAGTACCAGGAAGATTAGTTAACGATTATTTAACTGTCGCTAGCTAGATCATTATATTTCCTTCTGTATTGTTCTCTGATATTGTTTTACAATGCCTTTACATCAGCACTCTTCATTTACGGTTAGGCTTTGAACCCTTAAAAGCACATTATTTATAGAGTAAGTACTACAGTATGCAGGCAATGTTCAAACGAAATATTCCATCTCACAATTTATTCCTCACTATTTGGACCCTAAgggaaaataataaaatacaataaacTTCATTTAAATATGATCAAGGACACAATGTACACTGCCGCTGGGCAGGTATTCATGTTTTAGGAGGTGTCTGTTGCTCAGGTTGTCTATAAGGAATGGGTAAGTGAAATGGAATTCATTGAAAGCACATCAACCATTAAtacaacttaattgaggaatGCAGTTAATATAGAGTGCAGTGGTCTTAAGGTCCTCTGATGGGTCAAATTCtgacacatactcacacacatatattatatatgCACAAATACAGATGCAGTATTTTTTTGCACACGTTACATCACAGCACAGCGTGCCACACCCGCCTGCGTCTAAATCACCTGCACACAATGGAAATAACAAATGCCACTCATCCTCTTCATCACCAAGGAAATTAAAGTATTTTGTGCAAGTTTTTCTTTTGACCCATGACTTCACTGCAAAAACTGATGTTTGTCCAAAAGACGCAAACATCACTGCAGTCAAACACCCTATACCTATGAGGaatacttatgtgagaatgctgttcattgactatagctcagcgttcattCATTTATGTAAATCCTgtggtgcaggaaaattctcagcaaaaacagagtgatcaaattaagagtcTTTATCtgtagtcccctccaagctcgtcaccaagctcaggaccctgggactgaacaccttctgcaactggatcctggacttactgacaggccaaccccaggtggtgagggtaggcaacaacacctacGCCACACTGACACTCAACATGAGGTCCCTCAGGAGtgtgtgcttagccccctcctgtactccctgttcacccacaactctGTGGCCACGCTTAACTCCAACAATATCATCAAGTTGGCACCAGCGGAACCCCAAAAGGTGCTTCCAGGAACCTTTTCCCTGAGGAATCTTCCATGTCCCATTTATTATATTCTGAATATtagtaataataacaacaataataataacaatcatactattaacaataataataacaaaataacaTTGATTAGCACACTTGTAAAGTCACACATACATTTTATTGACTTTGAAAGTCACAGAAAACCAAACATGCAATCAATAAATAAAGTACAATGTCAACCGTTGACGGACGTTCATATTTGATGTGTATCGACAACAAGATAGGAGCCTATACTAAAAATACAATAGCAATTATTGTCATCAACTATATCAATCAAAGACCCCATCTTACTGATACAAATTATATGTTTAGATACAGCAGAGAATATTTCACAGGTCAATCATGTAGAGAAACTAACAAAGCATTAACACATCAAATAACACCTTTATAAGTGGTTTCTAATTTTAGTAATTTGGCTGATACAACTGACCTCGTGTTACTTTCTGCTCTGGTCTCCTCTACAGCAAAAAGTTTGCCATTCAACATTTGTTTGTAATTTAACTCTCTCATCAATTGCCACAACACATTTCTGAATGCACCGCAGGGTGCTTCTCCCTGATACTGCATACTCAATGTTAAAAAGGTAATGGACCCCTATTGCCACTCCCAATCCCATGGAGATGTCCTCCTGCTCTTCAGTGAGTAGCTCCTCTCTGTCCAGGAAGAGTTGGATGTGGCTTAGAGGGATTCCCCTCTGTTGGTACGGTAGTTAATGGGAACTTAACACACTGTAAGCCAACTTGGATCTTCTTTGAGGAGGTAGTGAAGGATCAAAATGGCCGCAGTGACATTGAGACCTTAAAATGGAGGGGGGTGTAATAAAGAAGCTAGATTAGAATAAATACAATGAGAATGGCTGCATACTGTAAAGGGTACATAAGGATTGTCATGACGGATCATTGGGACCGAGGTCAAGGGAGCagacctagtcagttgcataAATAGAGACGGTCTTGTTATACTGCTGAAAGTGTGATGGAATAACAATGTGAGAAAAACATATACCAGCCAGCACATTATGGTCTGGGTAGGCACAATGATGCCCACCCTGTCTGGTCTCAACGAGGGGTACTTTTGAATGAGCGCTGTGCACACATCCACGTATTGCCGGGTAGTGGAGTACCTTAAGCATAAGAGAAACATACAAGATTACATTTAGACTAACAATTCAAATGACATTGATTGTTGGTGTTGATTATCATCAAGTAAAAGTGTAGTATTTGCTATGCTATTAGTTGCAGTGACTATAACAAGATAATATAGAGAGGGTGAGTATGGCGGACAGGTGTAACAGAACACAATAATCACACTGTAAATACATTCATTCACCATTCAGTTACAAGTGGAAAAGATAAATAACTAAGAAGACACAACAACCACACTGCAAATACATCCAAATTCTTCATAGAGGCTAACCTATTTGTAGATCCATAGGGAGCTATTTTTCACATTGTCTTGCTTTAATCCGAAATACAGAGGACAGTCCCAATACACCAGCGTGAAAGACATACATTAGACACACAAACATGAGCAATAttagttagtctctctctctctctctctctctctctctctctctctctctcacacctgttTGTGGAGGCTGTGTGAAGATCAATGCTGtagacgagaagcaggtacagggagtgaacatgaaTAACGGGCCGGCCGAGGCATGGGCGTGGGAGCCTGATGGGCCGGCCGAGGCATGGGCGTGGGAGCCTGATGGGCCGGCCGAGGCATGGGCGTGGGGGCCCGATGAGCCGGCTGAGGTGTTGGAGCCTGAtgggccggctgaggcatgacgtgGGATTGGAGCccgatgagccggctgaggctTAGGAGCCAGGCAAGACGACTGAGACATGATGTGGGATGGGATCCTGCCAACCCAACcggggcaaggaaacctctcgagccagctaaagcatggaagcccgacgagccagctgaggcacccccggttccatcggTTGCGGCACCCGGACCTGACAtaaccaacaaaacaaaaaacaaaaacctcCCTGATCCTTTGTATAgtggtgtcagcattctgtaaAGATCGacgctggagacgagaagcaggtacagggagtgaacatttaataaccatggacaggaacagaatacgtgtctggacaggggaaacggAAACGACAATCATGTTGACACACGGAtgaaacagacagatatagggaaggcaaTCAAAACGTGAAGGAgttcaggtgagtccaatgagcactgatgcgcgtaatgatggtgacataTGTGCGTAATGAAAGGCCACCTGGCGCCCTCGAGCTCCAGAAAGGGAGAGCGGGACCAGGCGTGACAGGCTGAGTTTCTCACAGCACCCAAACTCTACAATTTAACTGGACAGGGGCAGAATAAGACAGGGACTGAAGGATGATGgaaagagatagtgagagagtaTCACAGGTTTAAATGAGGACTAACATTTCTCAATAACAaaagttagctaacgttaaagaaactttaactagctagctaaacatgcCAACAATTATACAACAATTACCAGTTAACATTACAGGCTATGTAGCTTGTAGCTCATCCGTTTTTATCTTCAGTAAGAAACTTCTAGCCATTTGCTGCTAACAGCTGACAACTGCTAGTTAACTGGCGAGAACAAAAGCAGTCAACAACGTTGGGAGTACAGACCCTTAGAAATCGTACGATCGCGATAGTAAGAACTGATGAAAATGCACAATGTattggaaatttcctgtattaccaaatcgtgagagcaaaccacacacaagtcagagttatcataaagtccatctttaattatatgagctccatcacaaccctgtgactctcagattaattcagtgtctataaatgaattctctgagagtccttacaaaacaattcttagtatcatttatagccaagacacacccatctcaactcacatgacgaataacagatcttaggaac
Protein-coding sequences here:
- the LOC112222983 gene encoding transmembrane protein 121-like, producing the protein MVPPPPANKLHVCLSAVLIMGSMALMDAYLVEQNQGPRKIGVCIMVLVGDICFLIVLRYVAVWVGSEVRTSKRGYAMILWFFYVFVLEIKVYFVYQNYKAEDGKGRSLDGWTGGGGIDGVARKALTLLLSICVPVVYITLVAIDHMEYVRPQKKKEEIRCRLFWVVVDLLDVLDVQANLWEPQRRGLPLWVEGLMFFYCYILLLVLPCVSLSEISMQGVNIVPHKMMLYPILSLVTINIITLFIRGGNMIFYRDSRVSGILMGKNVIAIVLKTCSFVQYRRHLGEVPSPALGVEMQKNCIVHGPKVTMPVPMPMPPQVVIQDFTTFPEEMVCVSDTEVEQT